Proteins from a genomic interval of Nocardioidaceae bacterium:
- a CDS encoding LPXTG cell wall anchor domain-containing protein, which yields MLAAPAVAAVLALAPSAAFAVGDGPNGAGYNGGAAEAIVVNDGNADDCTVPITVEAGNAGTVTVTVTDSSGAIVSTVSQPNDAFGTIDFVVSLGANCSGQYTISASDEGGFVLATAAVQVEGDDTDDNDGNNAGGDDDGEVVVGGDTGDNVGGLPATGSSNAMLISGLAGAGLLAGGSVLLVRRRRATA from the coding sequence ATGCTTGCTGCCCCTGCGGTGGCCGCGGTGCTCGCCCTGGCCCCCTCGGCCGCCTTCGCGGTCGGTGACGGCCCCAACGGTGCCGGCTACAACGGCGGCGCCGCCGAGGCGATCGTCGTCAACGACGGCAACGCCGACGACTGCACCGTCCCGATCACCGTCGAGGCCGGCAACGCCGGCACCGTCACGGTGACTGTGACCGACTCCTCCGGCGCGATCGTCTCCACGGTCTCGCAGCCCAACGACGCCTTCGGCACCATCGACTTCGTGGTCAGCCTCGGCGCGAACTGCTCGGGTCAGTACACGATCTCCGCCAGCGACGAGGGCGGCTTCGTGCTCGCCACCGCGGCCGTGCAGGTCGAGGGTGACGACACCGACGACAACGACGGCAACAACGCCGGCGGCGACGACGACGGTGAGGTCGTCGTGGGTGGCGACACCGGTGACAACGTCGGCGGTCTCCCGGCCACCGGCTCCTCGAACGCGATGCTGATCAGCGGCCTCGCCGGCGCCGGTCTGCTGGCCGGCGGCTCGGTGCTGCTGGTCCGTCGCCGCCGCGCGACCGCCTGA
- a CDS encoding DUF4012 domain-containing protein gives MAPPRTRRLGLVTGLSLLALVIVLVGIGIWMALGALTAYERLSSAREDITELQQDVTDGNIAGIDARVASLRADTAEARDAVDTWAWRLAAYAPVLGDDVTALRTVVAVTDDLADGPAASLARAATTLTADALKPVDGRVPLEPLREAAPGVTAGFDGLVAARTDLGSLDTSGVAGPLADAVAELRGEVIDLVDRVALADRLVTLLPPMLGGDGPRRYLLLNQNTAEARSLGGIAGTAILVTANDGRIRLQRQVAGNTFGELEEPVLPLSLAEQSLYGIGLGTYFLNAPNTPDFPRAAELAAARWQRDVGQEVAGVLSVDPAALALLLRATGPVQVGGVELTADNAASLLLSGVYAALPDPTAQDEFFALAAKRVFDRLAAGRADVRVAAESLATAVEEGRLLLWSRRAGEQAELSGSPVAGELDGRDGRRPELGVYLFETTASKLSYYETLDVTTRPVCSEGEPDPSGDIAVRVEVGSQVPRSREARESLPDYVVAGSDPLGTLRTQVFLYAPPEAGFGSVLVDGEPVGIRSVLHDGLFVAAVEVEVPPGGTVVVVTRLKDLSAAAARPGALAVRTTPMSRHTQLTKQALDCP, from the coding sequence ATGGCCCCACCCCGCACGCGGCGCCTCGGGCTGGTCACCGGCCTGTCGCTGCTCGCACTGGTCATCGTGCTGGTGGGCATCGGCATCTGGATGGCGCTCGGCGCGCTCACGGCGTACGAGCGCCTCAGCAGCGCCCGCGAGGACATCACCGAGCTGCAGCAGGACGTCACCGACGGCAACATCGCCGGCATCGACGCCCGCGTCGCCTCGCTGCGGGCCGACACCGCCGAGGCGCGCGACGCGGTGGACACCTGGGCGTGGCGGCTCGCGGCGTACGCGCCCGTCCTCGGCGACGACGTGACCGCGCTGCGCACCGTCGTGGCCGTGACCGACGACCTCGCCGACGGTCCGGCGGCATCCTTGGCGCGCGCCGCGACCACCCTGACCGCGGACGCGCTGAAGCCCGTCGACGGTCGGGTGCCGCTGGAGCCGCTGCGTGAGGCCGCCCCGGGGGTCACCGCGGGTTTCGACGGGCTCGTCGCGGCGCGTACGGACCTGGGCTCCCTCGACACCTCCGGGGTCGCCGGGCCGCTGGCGGACGCGGTCGCGGAGCTCCGGGGTGAGGTGATCGACCTGGTCGACCGGGTCGCACTCGCCGACCGGCTCGTCACGCTGCTGCCCCCGATGCTCGGTGGCGACGGGCCGCGCCGCTACCTGCTGCTCAACCAGAACACCGCCGAGGCCCGCTCCCTGGGGGGCATCGCCGGTACCGCCATCCTGGTGACCGCCAACGACGGACGGATCCGGCTGCAGCGCCAGGTCGCGGGCAACACCTTCGGTGAGCTGGAGGAACCGGTCCTGCCGCTGTCGCTCGCGGAGCAGTCGCTGTACGGCATCGGCCTGGGCACCTACTTCCTCAACGCCCCGAACACACCGGACTTCCCGCGGGCGGCGGAGCTCGCCGCGGCGCGGTGGCAGCGTGACGTCGGCCAGGAGGTCGCGGGCGTCCTGTCGGTCGACCCTGCCGCGCTCGCCCTCCTGCTGCGGGCGACCGGTCCGGTGCAGGTCGGCGGCGTCGAGCTGACCGCGGACAACGCCGCGTCCCTGCTGCTCAGCGGCGTCTACGCCGCGCTGCCCGACCCGACCGCCCAGGACGAGTTCTTCGCCCTGGCCGCCAAGCGCGTCTTCGACCGCCTCGCGGCAGGGCGCGCCGACGTACGCGTGGCCGCGGAGTCGCTCGCGACCGCCGTCGAGGAGGGCCGGCTGCTGCTGTGGTCGCGTCGCGCCGGGGAGCAGGCCGAGCTGTCCGGGTCACCTGTCGCCGGCGAGCTCGACGGCCGCGACGGCCGGCGGCCCGAGCTCGGGGTGTACCTCTTCGAGACCACCGCCTCCAAGCTCTCCTACTACGAGACGCTGGACGTCACGACCCGACCGGTCTGCTCCGAGGGCGAGCCCGACCCCAGCGGCGACATCGCCGTCCGGGTCGAGGTCGGCTCGCAGGTGCCGCGCTCCCGCGAGGCGCGGGAGTCCCTCCCCGACTACGTCGTCGCCGGCAGCGATCCGCTCGGCACGCTGCGTACGCAGGTGTTCCTCTACGCCCCGCCCGAGGCGGGTTTCGGGTCCGTGCTCGTCGACGGCGAACCCGTCGGGATCCGCTCGGTGCTCCACGACGGTCTCTTCGTCGCCGCGGTCGAGGTCGAGGTGCCTCCCGGCGGCACCGTGGTTGTCGTCACTCGCCTGAAGGACCTGTCGGCGGCCGCAGCCCGCCCCGGCGCCCTGGCCGTGCGCACGACGCCGATGAGTCGTCACACGCAATTAACGAAGCAGGCTTTGGATTGCCCCTGA
- a CDS encoding phospho-sugar mutase encodes MTSTPPDLLARAREWADQDPDPETRARVEQLVAAADGDADAHARLADLFEGELEFGTAGLRAVMGPGPAAMNRVTVSRATAGLAAWLHAEGATQSPDGPLRVVVGYDARHNSETFALDTCTVMAGAGVEPLLLPRPLPTPVLAYAVRALGCAVGVMVTASHNPPADNGYKVFLADGAQLSPPHDAEVAAHIEAVGRVDELPRGDADRVRGVEEQLVDDYRAAVGRVVPEGARDLRIVYTPMHGVGRETALAVLAEAGFPEPYVVPEQGDPDPDFPTVDFPNPEEPGALDLALTLARRVGADIVIANDPDADRCALALPRDAIGGDWQVLTGDQIGALLGAHLARHGAPGTLACTLVSSSLLGRIAAAAGREHAETLTGFKWLARVEDLAFAYEEAIGFCVDPGNVRDKDGISALLLLAHLAADRKAGGGLLVDDLDDLARRHGVHATRQLSLRFEEGVGRAAAVLSGLREDPPTELAGLPVGAVEDLRDPASYGSDLPPTDGLRLRLGDTTRVVVRPSGTEPKLKCYLETVVAVDADADAESLAGSREEAEQLLTTLSDDLYARLETD; translated from the coding sequence ATGACCTCCACGCCACCGGACCTGTTGGCGCGCGCCCGGGAGTGGGCCGACCAGGACCCCGACCCCGAGACCCGCGCCCGGGTCGAGCAGCTGGTGGCCGCCGCGGACGGCGACGCCGACGCCCACGCACGGCTCGCGGACCTCTTCGAGGGCGAGCTCGAGTTCGGCACCGCCGGGCTCCGCGCCGTCATGGGTCCCGGCCCCGCCGCGATGAACCGGGTCACCGTCTCGCGTGCGACTGCCGGGCTCGCCGCGTGGCTCCACGCCGAGGGTGCGACACAGTCACCGGACGGCCCGCTGCGCGTCGTCGTGGGCTACGACGCGCGTCACAACTCCGAGACCTTCGCGCTCGACACCTGCACGGTGATGGCCGGCGCCGGCGTGGAACCCCTGCTGCTGCCCCGTCCCCTGCCGACACCGGTGCTGGCGTACGCCGTGCGCGCGCTCGGCTGTGCCGTGGGCGTCATGGTGACCGCGTCCCACAACCCGCCCGCCGACAACGGCTACAAGGTCTTCCTCGCCGACGGGGCACAGCTCTCCCCGCCGCACGACGCCGAGGTGGCGGCGCACATCGAGGCCGTCGGCCGCGTCGACGAGCTGCCCCGCGGCGACGCCGACCGCGTCCGGGGGGTCGAGGAGCAGCTCGTCGACGACTACCGCGCTGCGGTCGGTCGGGTCGTCCCCGAGGGGGCGCGCGACCTTCGGATCGTCTACACCCCGATGCACGGCGTCGGCCGGGAGACCGCACTGGCCGTGCTCGCCGAGGCGGGCTTCCCCGAGCCGTACGTCGTGCCCGAGCAGGGAGACCCCGACCCCGACTTCCCGACCGTCGACTTCCCGAACCCCGAGGAGCCCGGCGCCCTGGACCTCGCCCTGACCCTCGCCCGCCGTGTCGGCGCCGACATCGTCATCGCCAACGACCCCGACGCCGACCGGTGCGCGCTCGCCCTGCCCCGCGACGCCATCGGCGGCGACTGGCAGGTGCTGACCGGGGACCAGATCGGGGCCCTGCTGGGCGCCCACCTCGCCCGGCACGGTGCCCCCGGCACCTTGGCCTGCACGCTCGTCTCCTCCTCGCTGCTCGGCCGCATCGCCGCGGCCGCCGGGCGCGAGCATGCCGAGACGCTCACGGGCTTCAAGTGGCTGGCGCGCGTGGAGGACCTCGCGTTCGCCTACGAGGAGGCCATCGGCTTCTGCGTGGACCCGGGCAACGTCCGCGACAAGGACGGCATCTCAGCCCTGCTGCTGCTCGCGCACCTCGCTGCCGACCGCAAGGCAGGCGGCGGTCTGCTCGTCGACGACCTCGACGACCTCGCCCGTCGGCACGGGGTGCACGCCACCCGACAGCTGTCGTTGCGGTTCGAGGAGGGCGTCGGCCGGGCGGCCGCGGTGCTGTCGGGACTGCGCGAGGACCCCCCGACCGAGCTCGCCGGTCTGCCGGTCGGCGCGGTCGAGGACCTCCGCGACCCCGCGTCGTACGGCAGCGACCTCCCCCCGACCGACGGCCTGCGCCTCCGGCTCGGCGACACCACCCGCGTCGTCGTACGCCCCTCGGGCACCGAGCCGAAGCTCAAGTGCTACCTCGAGACCGTCGTGGCCGTCGACGCGGACGCCGACGCCGAGTCCCTGGCCGGCTCCCGCGAGGAGGCGGAGCAGCTCCTCACCACGCTCAGCGACGACCTGTACGCCCGGCTCGAGACGGACTGA
- a CDS encoding purine-nucleoside phosphorylase, whose protein sequence is MHQSADHDPRALAAQAAEALAERTGVARHDVALVLGSGWLPAAERLGETVAELPAAELPGFSAPTVEGHGGTIRSVRSGDRALLLMAGRTHLYEGRGVRPVVHGVRVAAAAGCSTIVLTNGAGGLDASWEPGTPVLIRDHLNLTATSPIEGAEFVDLTDLYSARLRAVCREVDASLAEGVYAQLPGPHYETPAEITMLGRMGADLVGMSTTLEAIAARQAGMEVLGISLVTNAAAGIGGKPLDHAEVLEAGQAAAERMGSLLADVVGRL, encoded by the coding sequence TTGCACCAGTCCGCCGACCACGACCCCCGCGCCCTCGCCGCCCAGGCGGCCGAGGCCCTCGCCGAGCGCACCGGCGTCGCTCGGCACGACGTCGCCCTGGTGCTCGGCTCGGGCTGGCTGCCCGCCGCCGAGCGTCTCGGCGAGACCGTCGCGGAGCTCCCGGCCGCCGAGCTGCCCGGGTTCTCCGCACCCACGGTGGAAGGTCACGGCGGCACGATCCGCAGCGTCCGCAGCGGAGACCGCGCCCTGCTCCTGATGGCAGGCCGCACCCACCTGTACGAGGGCCGCGGCGTGCGCCCGGTCGTGCACGGCGTACGCGTCGCCGCCGCCGCCGGCTGCTCGACGATCGTGCTGACCAACGGGGCGGGCGGTCTGGACGCCTCCTGGGAGCCCGGCACCCCGGTGCTCATCCGCGACCACCTGAACCTCACCGCCACCTCCCCGATCGAGGGGGCGGAGTTCGTCGACCTGACCGACCTCTACTCCGCCCGCCTGCGCGCGGTCTGCCGCGAGGTCGACGCCTCGCTGGCCGAGGGGGTGTACGCCCAGCTGCCCGGACCCCACTACGAGACCCCCGCCGAGATCACCATGCTCGGGCGCATGGGGGCCGACCTCGTCGGCATGAGCACCACGCTCGAGGCCATCGCGGCGCGTCAGGCCGGCATGGAGGTGCTCGGCATCTCGCTGGTGACCAACGCCGCCGCCGGCATCGGGGGCAAGCCCCTGGACCACGCGGAGGTGCTCGAGGCCGGCCAGGCCGCCGCCGAGCGCATGGGGTCGTTGCTCGCCGACGTGGTCGGGCGGCTCTGA
- a CDS encoding FHA domain-containing protein has translation MAIGADLAFEVDLPGRDPVKGSLRGAANRLTLEIDDPGPFVGASGSVAGRAAAEAMASRDMVVRVVSRGRHLVTLGNVSAPWWHRLATRSPRVRLGSVGGVAVVLRARREGGPAALPDLATARSLVPPPTLQPLFPTMWRPGPPPPVTTTHDPARGGSPSLVVQATPSWVGVVRDPLPLTEDVTVVGSDAACDIVLPGLAPRHAEIHHDEDDEYVIVSLDAAVSVNGMREARMLLRTGSRVQLGAYVLAYTRAEYADHGRPYGGRLGGELGRQRMQPPRAPQRSVPPPPEPTA, from the coding sequence ATGGCGATCGGTGCCGACCTCGCCTTCGAGGTCGACCTGCCGGGTCGTGACCCCGTGAAGGGAAGTCTGCGGGGCGCGGCGAACCGGTTGACCCTCGAGATCGACGACCCGGGGCCGTTCGTGGGTGCGAGCGGCTCCGTGGCCGGCCGGGCCGCGGCCGAGGCCATGGCCTCGCGCGACATGGTCGTGCGGGTCGTCAGCCGGGGTCGGCACCTGGTCACCCTCGGCAACGTCTCGGCCCCCTGGTGGCACCGCTTGGCGACCAGGTCGCCCCGGGTGCGTCTCGGCAGCGTCGGGGGCGTGGCCGTGGTGCTACGCGCCCGACGCGAGGGTGGTCCGGCGGCGCTGCCCGACCTCGCCACGGCGCGGTCGTTGGTGCCACCGCCGACGCTCCAGCCGCTGTTCCCGACGATGTGGCGCCCTGGTCCACCGCCACCGGTGACGACCACCCACGACCCGGCCCGTGGAGGCTCGCCGAGCCTCGTCGTCCAGGCCACTCCCTCCTGGGTGGGGGTCGTCCGCGACCCCTTGCCGTTGACCGAGGACGTGACCGTCGTCGGCAGCGATGCCGCCTGCGACATCGTGCTCCCGGGTCTCGCGCCACGCCACGCGGAGATCCACCACGACGAGGACGACGAGTACGTGATCGTCTCGCTCGACGCCGCGGTGAGCGTCAACGGGATGCGGGAGGCGCGCATGCTGCTGCGCACCGGCAGCCGCGTCCAGCTCGGCGCGTACGTGCTGGCCTACACGCGAGCGGAGTACGCCGACCACGGTCGGCCCTACGGCGGCCGGCTCGGCGGCGAGCTCGGCCGGCAGCGCATGCAGCCGCCGCGGGCGCCGCAACGGTCCGTGCCGCCTCCACCGGAGCCGACCGCCTAG
- a CDS encoding NAD(P)H-quinone dehydrogenase, giving the protein MSDVVIIGGGPGGYEAALVAAQLGARTTVVDSDGLGGSAVLTDCVPSKTLIATAEVLTDLDGSAELGVHFRDDDGDLADKAFVDLERVNERVLKLAADQSRDITEQLEEAGVRVVSGRGRLDGAERVAVTTADGGTETLSADAVLLATGAAPRTLPSAEPDGERIFTWEQIYTLTELPEKLVVVGSGVTGAEFASAYHALGADVTLVSSRDRVLPGEDADAAQVLEDVLRRRGMEVLSKSRMASVVRDGDTVTVTLTDGRSVECSHCLLALGSVPRTGDLGLETAGVHLDEGGFIDVDRVSRTSARGVYAAGDCTGVLMLASVAAMQGRIAMRHALGDAVVPLDLHTVASNVFTAPEIATVGWSQEDVDARPEAAERVMLPLSGNPRAKMQGVHEGFVKLFCRPGTGIVVGGVVVGPRASELIHPVSLAVGESLTADQVAQAFTIYPSMSGSLAEAARRLHRAG; this is encoded by the coding sequence GTGTCTGACGTGGTGATCATCGGTGGCGGTCCTGGCGGGTACGAGGCGGCGCTGGTCGCCGCGCAGCTGGGCGCACGCACCACGGTCGTGGACTCCGACGGGCTGGGCGGCTCCGCAGTGCTCACCGACTGCGTGCCGTCGAAGACCCTGATCGCGACCGCGGAGGTGCTGACCGACCTCGACGGCTCCGCCGAGCTGGGGGTGCACTTCCGTGACGACGACGGAGACCTGGCCGACAAGGCGTTCGTCGACCTCGAGCGGGTCAACGAGCGGGTGCTGAAGCTGGCCGCCGACCAGTCGCGCGACATCACCGAGCAGCTCGAGGAGGCCGGCGTACGCGTCGTGTCGGGGCGCGGTCGCCTCGACGGGGCCGAGCGGGTGGCCGTGACGACCGCCGACGGGGGCACCGAGACCCTGTCGGCCGACGCCGTGCTGCTGGCGACCGGCGCAGCTCCCCGCACGCTGCCCTCGGCCGAGCCCGACGGTGAGCGCATCTTCACCTGGGAGCAGATCTACACGCTCACCGAGCTGCCCGAGAAGCTGGTCGTGGTCGGGTCGGGCGTCACGGGCGCGGAGTTCGCCTCGGCGTACCACGCCCTGGGTGCCGACGTCACGCTCGTCTCCAGCCGCGACCGGGTGCTGCCGGGTGAGGACGCCGACGCCGCGCAGGTGCTGGAGGACGTGCTGCGGCGCCGCGGCATGGAGGTGCTCTCGAAGTCCCGCATGGCATCGGTCGTCCGCGACGGCGACACCGTCACCGTCACGCTGACCGACGGGCGCAGCGTGGAGTGCTCGCACTGCCTGCTCGCCCTGGGGTCGGTGCCCCGCACCGGCGACCTCGGTCTGGAGACCGCCGGCGTCCACCTCGACGAGGGCGGCTTCATCGACGTCGACCGGGTCTCACGCACCTCCGCCCGCGGGGTGTACGCCGCCGGCGACTGCACGGGTGTCCTGATGCTGGCCTCGGTGGCCGCGATGCAGGGTCGCATCGCCATGCGTCACGCGCTCGGCGACGCGGTCGTCCCGCTGGACCTCCACACGGTCGCCTCGAACGTCTTCACCGCACCCGAGATCGCCACCGTCGGCTGGTCGCAGGAGGACGTCGACGCGAGGCCGGAGGCCGCCGAGCGGGTCATGCTGCCGCTCTCGGGCAACCCGCGCGCGAAGATGCAGGGCGTGCACGAGGGCTTCGTGAAGCTGTTCTGCCGACCCGGCACCGGCATCGTCGTCGGCGGTGTGGTCGTCGGGCCGCGGGCCAGCGAGCTGATCCACCCGGTCTCGCTCGCGGTGGGCGAGTCCCTCACGGCCGACCAGGTGGCCCAGGCCTTCACGATCTACCCCTCGATGAGCGGGTCGCTCGCCGAGGCGGCGCGACGCCTGCACCGCGCCGGCTAG
- a CDS encoding SpoIID/LytB domain-containing protein, translating to MSTSALLPRAARSLTLALTLLASGATLSPAHADPAVPVPPSGKVLITGHGYGHGHGMSQYGAQGAALQGRSWREIVGFYYPGTTLARQKAWVRVLLSTDPGGDVVVEPVAGLKVKDLADGSVYELPDKADVEAWRLKGEGATTIVSKKVDGRWSRWRPEGKVKTVLVGDGQFRAPSPLRLVTPSGVRTYRGALRTASPVPGGTDRDTVNVVRMEAYVKGVVAREMPASWHPEAVKAQAVAARSFAMRSRLDRLDDYWQLCDTTSCQVYGGLDDEDPRSNAAVDATRRQVLVHGGTPALTQFSSSNGGRAFSGGLPYLIAQDDPWDGWSGNPNHDWSLTADLGAVASRYGIGVLRKVRVLEREGGGEWGGEVARLVLVGADGRRSMTGHELRSALGLKSSWFHLAEVPRTGEGARSGGRTRR from the coding sequence GTGTCCACGTCCGCTCTGCTGCCACGAGCCGCTCGTTCCCTGACGCTGGCTCTCACCCTGCTCGCGTCCGGCGCCACCCTGAGCCCGGCGCACGCCGACCCGGCGGTACCGGTCCCGCCGTCGGGCAAGGTCCTGATCACCGGGCACGGGTACGGCCACGGTCACGGGATGAGCCAGTACGGTGCGCAGGGCGCGGCGCTGCAGGGCAGGTCGTGGCGCGAGATCGTCGGCTTCTACTACCCGGGCACGACGCTGGCCCGGCAGAAGGCCTGGGTGCGGGTGCTGCTCTCGACCGACCCGGGCGGCGACGTCGTCGTCGAGCCCGTGGCCGGGCTGAAGGTCAAGGACCTCGCCGACGGCTCCGTGTACGAGCTGCCCGACAAGGCGGACGTGGAGGCGTGGCGCCTGAAGGGTGAGGGAGCCACCACCATCGTGTCCAAGAAGGTCGACGGTCGCTGGTCGCGCTGGCGTCCCGAGGGCAAGGTCAAGACGGTCCTCGTCGGCGACGGCCAGTTCCGCGCACCGAGCCCCCTCCGCCTCGTCACACCCAGCGGCGTACGCACCTACCGGGGCGCGCTCCGGACCGCCTCACCGGTGCCCGGCGGCACCGACCGCGACACCGTGAACGTGGTGCGCATGGAGGCGTACGTCAAGGGCGTCGTGGCACGGGAGATGCCCGCCTCCTGGCACCCGGAGGCCGTCAAGGCGCAGGCCGTCGCCGCCCGCTCCTTCGCGATGCGCAGCCGGCTGGACCGGCTCGACGACTACTGGCAGCTGTGCGACACCACCTCGTGCCAGGTCTACGGCGGCCTCGACGACGAGGACCCCCGCAGCAACGCCGCCGTCGATGCCACCCGACGTCAGGTGCTGGTGCACGGCGGCACCCCTGCGCTCACGCAGTTCTCCTCCTCCAACGGGGGCCGTGCGTTCTCGGGTGGTCTGCCGTACCTGATCGCGCAGGACGACCCGTGGGACGGCTGGTCGGGCAACCCCAACCACGACTGGAGCCTCACGGCCGACCTCGGCGCGGTCGCGTCGCGCTACGGCATCGGTGTGCTGCGCAAGGTGCGGGTGCTCGAGCGCGAGGGAGGTGGCGAGTGGGGCGGCGAGGTGGCCCGGCTCGTGCTCGTCGGCGCCGACGGCCGCCGCAGCATGACCGGTCACGAGCTGCGCTCGGCACTCGGTCTGAAGTCGTCCTGGTTCCACCTCGCCGAGGTGCCCCGCACCGGCGAGGGCGCCCGCTCGGGAGGTCGTACGCGCCGCTGA
- a CDS encoding ATP-grasp domain-containing protein, which produces MPEVKPLKKVLIANRGEIAVRVIRACKDEGIHSVAVYAEPDRDALFVRIADEAHALGGSTPGDSYLSIEKIIEVAKETGVDAIHPGYGFLSENADFAQAVVDAGIIWVGPPAEAIRSLGDKVQARHIAQKVGAPLVAGTKDPVDSAQEVLDFVEEHGMPIAIKAAFGGGGRGLKVVFEKSEVADQYESAVREATAAFGRGECFVEQYINRPRHVETQCLADQHGNVVVISTRDCSLQRRHQKLVEEAPAPFLSQDQIDTLYSSSKAILKEADYVGAGTCEFLVGTDGTISFLEVNTRLQVEHCVSEEVTGIDLVREMFRVAAGEELGYDDPTIRGHSIEYRINAEDGGQNFMPAPGTITDWHAPSGPGVRMDEGYGAGETVPGSFDSLIGKLVITGRDRTQALERSRRALDEFVIEGMPTVLPFHRTVVRDPAYVAADGEFGVFTSWIETEFDNQIEPYAGPTGEAAEADERQTVVVEVGGKRLEVSLPGGLAAMGGGSGGGGAQKKPKRAGGKKSGAAASGDSVTSPMQGTIVKVVAAEGDELAEGDTVVVIEAMKMEQPIKAHKAGTVTKLAAEVGETVTSGAVICDLADPA; this is translated from the coding sequence GTGCCTGAGGTCAAGCCGCTGAAGAAGGTCCTGATCGCCAACCGTGGCGAGATCGCCGTCCGGGTCATCCGGGCGTGCAAGGACGAGGGCATCCACTCCGTGGCCGTGTACGCCGAGCCCGACCGCGACGCGCTGTTCGTGCGCATCGCCGACGAGGCCCACGCGCTCGGCGGGTCCACGCCCGGCGACTCCTACCTCTCGATCGAGAAGATCATCGAGGTCGCGAAGGAGACCGGTGTGGACGCGATCCACCCCGGCTACGGCTTCCTCTCCGAGAACGCCGACTTCGCCCAGGCCGTCGTCGACGCCGGCATCATCTGGGTCGGCCCGCCGGCCGAGGCGATCCGCAGCCTCGGCGACAAGGTGCAGGCCCGCCACATAGCGCAGAAGGTCGGCGCCCCGCTCGTGGCCGGCACCAAGGACCCGGTCGACAGCGCGCAGGAGGTGCTCGACTTCGTCGAGGAGCACGGCATGCCGATCGCGATCAAGGCCGCCTTCGGCGGCGGTGGCCGCGGCCTGAAGGTCGTCTTCGAGAAGTCCGAGGTGGCCGACCAGTACGAGTCGGCCGTGCGTGAGGCGACCGCCGCGTTCGGTCGCGGCGAGTGCTTCGTCGAGCAGTACATCAACCGGCCCCGCCACGTCGAGACCCAGTGCCTGGCCGACCAGCACGGCAACGTCGTGGTCATCTCGACCCGCGACTGCTCGCTGCAGCGACGCCACCAGAAGCTGGTCGAGGAGGCGCCCGCCCCGTTCCTGAGCCAGGACCAGATCGACACGCTCTACAGCTCCTCCAAGGCCATCCTCAAGGAGGCCGACTACGTCGGCGCCGGCACCTGCGAGTTCCTCGTGGGCACCGACGGCACCATCAGCTTCCTCGAGGTCAACACCCGCCTCCAGGTCGAGCACTGCGTCTCCGAGGAGGTCACCGGCATCGACCTCGTGCGCGAGATGTTCCGCGTCGCGGCCGGCGAGGAGCTCGGGTACGACGACCCGACGATCCGCGGCCACTCCATCGAGTACCGCATCAACGCCGAGGACGGCGGCCAGAACTTCATGCCCGCCCCCGGCACCATCACCGACTGGCACGCCCCGTCGGGTCCCGGCGTACGCATGGACGAGGGCTACGGCGCGGGCGAGACCGTGCCCGGCTCGTTCGACTCCCTCATCGGCAAGCTCGTGATCACCGGTCGCGACCGCACCCAGGCGCTCGAGCGTTCGCGTCGCGCGCTCGACGAGTTCGTCATCGAGGGCATGCCGACCGTGCTGCCGTTCCACCGCACCGTGGTGCGTGACCCCGCCTACGTGGCCGCCGACGGCGAGTTCGGTGTCTTCACCTCCTGGATCGAGACCGAGTTCGACAACCAGATCGAGCCGTACGCCGGTCCCACCGGCGAGGCGGCTGAGGCCGACGAGCGCCAGACGGTCGTCGTGGAGGTCGGCGGGAAGCGCCTCGAGGTGTCCCTGCCCGGCGGTCTTGCCGCGATGGGCGGCGGCTCCGGTGGCGGTGGCGCGCAGAAGAAGCCGAAGCGCGCGGGCGGCAAGAAGTCCGGCGCCGCGGCCTCGGGCGACTCCGTCACCTCGCCGATGCAGGGCACCATCGTCAAGGTCGTCGCCGCCGAGGGCGACGAGCTCGCCGAGGGCGACACCGTCGTGGTCATCGAGGCCATGAAGATGGAGCAGCCCATCAAGGCCCACAAGGCCGGCACGGTCACGAAGCTCGCCGCCGAGGTCGGCGAGACCGTCACCTCCGGCGCGGTCATCTGCGACCTGGCCGACCCCGCCTGA